Below is a window of Nocardioides sp. S-1144 DNA.
GGGCCTGCGCGCCGTCGCGGCCGGCGCCAACCCGATGGGCCTCAAGCGCGGCATGGACCTCGCCGCCCAGGCCGTCTCCGACGCCCTGCTCGAGGCCGCCCGCGAGGTCGAGACCCGCGCCGACATGGCCTCGGTCGCCACCATCTCGAGCCGCGACGCCCACATCGGCGACCTGCTCGCCGACGCCTTCGACAAGGTCGGCAAGGACGGCGTGATCACGGTCGAGGAGTCCAACACCATGGGCACCGAGCTCGAGTTCACCGAGGGCATGCAGTTCGACAAGGGCTACATCAGCCAGTACTTCGTCACCGACCCGGAGCGCATGGAGGCCGTCCTCGACGACCCCTACATCCTCCTGCACCAGGGCAAGATCTCGGCGATCTCCGAGCTCCTCCCGCTGCTCGAGAAGGTCATCCAGGCCGGCAAGCCGCTCTTCATCCTCGCCGAGGACGTCGACGGTGAGGCGCTGTCGACCCTGGTCGTCAACAAGATCCGCGGCACCTTCAACGCCGTCGCGGTGAAGGCCCCGGCCTTCGGCGACCGCCGCAAGGCGATGATGCAGGACATCGCGACGCTGACCGGTGGCCAGGTCATCGCCCCCGAGGTCGGCCTCAAGCTCGACCAGGTCGGCCTCGAGGTGCTCGGCACCGCGCGTCGCGTCGTCATCACCAAGGACAACACGACCATCGTCGACGGCGCGGGCGACTCCGCCGAGGTCGAGGGCCGGGTCAACCAGATCAAGGCCGAGATCGAGAACACCGACTCCGACTGGGACCGCGAGAAGCTCCAGGAGCGCCTCGCCAAGCTCGCCGGCGGTGTCTGCGTGATCAAGGTCGGCGCCGCCACCGAGGTGGAGCTGAAGGAGAAGAAGCACCGCATCGAGGACGCCGTCTCCGCGACCCGCGCGGCCATCGAGGAGGGCATCGTCCCCGGCGGTGGCTCGGCGCTCATCCACGCCGTCGCGGTCCTCGACAAGGACCTCGGCCTCACCGGCGACGAGGCGTTCGGCGTCCGCGTCGTCCGCAAGGCCGCCGACGAGCCGCTGCGCTGGATCGCCGAGAACGGCGGCGTCAACGGCTACGTCGTGACCTCCAAGGTCCGCGAGCTCGGCCTGGGCAACGGCTACAACGCCGCCGACGACACCTACGGCGACCTGGTCGCCCAGGGCGTCCTCGACCCGGTCAAGGTCACCCGCTCGGCCCTCATCAACGCGACCTCCATCGCCGCGATGCTGCTGACCACCGAGACGCTGATCGTCGAGAAGCCCGAGGACGAGGACGAGGCCGCCGCCGGCGGCCACGGCCACGGCCACGGTCACTGATCCACCCCGCCGGTCCGCCGGCACCGTTCCGACCCGTCGCGGGTGACCGCGGCGGGTCGGTCCGCTTTTCGGTGCCCCAGATCCGCGCGGGGGGCGACTGGCTCTGACAGGGTGGGCGGGCACCGTGCCGACCTGGGGAGGGAGGGCGATGGACCACCACGCGCCGGACCGGCGACCGGCCGGGGGCTCCCGCCTGCTCACCGTCGTCCTCGCGGTGCTGCTGCTCGCCGTCCTCGCCACCTCGACGGTGCTCGTCCTCGAGCGCCGCAACGAGCCCGACGTCTCCCCGCAGCGACCCGCCGACATCGGCGCGGCCCGCTGGCAGGACGACGTCGCGGGCCGTGCGGTCCTCGCCGCGCGCCGCGCGGCGCGGACCTACTTCACCCTCGACCACCGACACGTCGAGCGCGACATGGACGCGATGCGCGCCCTGGGCACCGACGAGTTCGTCGCGTCCTACGACGCCGGCGCGGCGGCCCTCGCCGCCCGGGTCTCCGAGCAGCGGCTGCGGCTCAGCGCGGCCCTCGAGCCCGACGGCGCCGCCACCGAGCTCCTCGTCGCCGACCGGGCCCAGGTCCTGGTCACCCTCGACGTGACGACCGTGGCGCCGACCGGACGGCGCACGGCCCCGTACCGGACCCGCGTGGTGCTCGACCTGGTCGACGACGAGTGGCTGGTCGCGGCGTTCGAGGAGGTGCGCTGATGGGCCCGCTGCGTCGTCGCGTCGTCGTCCTGCTCGCCCTGGTGCTGGCGGGCTCGGGCCTGACGGTCGCGCTCGCGCTCACCCGCCCCGACGTCGCCCCGAGCGCGCCCGACAGCCGCGGCGACTACGAGGTCGCCGACCTGCTCGGACCCGGCGGCGACGGGCTCGAGGCGGCGGTCGCGGCCGTCCCGCTGGCCTTCGGCTACGACCACGCCGACCTCACCGGCAGCCTGAGGGCCGCCTCGGAGACCATGACCCCGGCCTACGCCGCCCGCTTCGCCCGGGTCTTCGGCCGCGAGGTCCGCCCCTTCGCCCGCGAGCGCGAGGCCGTCACCGAGGCGCGGGTGCGTGGAGCAGGGGTGGTCCGCACCGGCGGCGGGGAGGACGTCGTCTGCCTCCTCTACGTCGACCAGGTGCTCGTCTCCGGGCGTGGTCTCGCGGCCGGCGAGAGCGAGGTGCTCGGGCGCAACCGGGTGCTCGTGGACGTCGTCCTCACCGACGGGGTCTGGAAGGTCGACGACATCCAGGTCCTCTGAGCCGGACGCCGGGCTGGATGCAACCTCACCGCAACCCGGGGGACTTGCGGGTGCAACGACGGCCGAGGACGCTGGAGGCATGCTGTGGAGAGTGCGCGTCACCCTGCCCGACCGCCCGGGCGCCCTGGCCGAGCTGGCGGCGGAGTGCGGCAAGGCCGGCGCCAACATCGTCGGCGTCCAGGCCTTCCCCGACAACGACCGGGTGACCGACGAGCTCGTGCTGCGGACCCCCGACGAGTGGACCGCCGAGGACCTCGTGGTCCTGCACGAGCGCTCCGGCGGCCGGGACGTGGTGGCCGCGACCTGCACCGAGGAGGCGCTGCTCGACCAGCCGACCCGCTTCGTGCAGGCGGCCCGCTCGGTGCTGGCCCAGCCGGCGTCGTTCCCCGACGTCGTGGCGCACCTCTTCGACGCCGACGTGCTGCCCGGCGAGGGACCGCAGGACGTGATGGAGATGGTGGTCGGCGACGTCCAGGTGCAGATCCGGCGGGTCGCCCCGTTCACCGCCGTCGAGCACGCCCGCGGCGCCGCGATGGCCGAGCTCGTCAGCGACGTGCTCGGCCGCGAACGCCCGGCCTTCGCGCCG
It encodes the following:
- the groL gene encoding chaperonin GroEL (60 kDa chaperone family; promotes refolding of misfolded polypeptides especially under stressful conditions; forms two stacked rings of heptamers to form a barrel-shaped 14mer; ends can be capped by GroES; misfolded proteins enter the barrel where they are refolded when GroES binds) is translated as MPKILEFDENARRALERGVDALANAVKVTLGPKGRYVVLDKKWGAPTITNDGVTVAREIELDDPFENLGAQLTKEVATKTNDVAGDGTTTATVLAQAMVHEGLRAVAAGANPMGLKRGMDLAAQAVSDALLEAAREVETRADMASVATISSRDAHIGDLLADAFDKVGKDGVITVEESNTMGTELEFTEGMQFDKGYISQYFVTDPERMEAVLDDPYILLHQGKISAISELLPLLEKVIQAGKPLFILAEDVDGEALSTLVVNKIRGTFNAVAVKAPAFGDRRKAMMQDIATLTGGQVIAPEVGLKLDQVGLEVLGTARRVVITKDNTTIVDGAGDSAEVEGRVNQIKAEIENTDSDWDREKLQERLAKLAGGVCVIKVGAATEVELKEKKHRIEDAVSATRAAIEEGIVPGGGSALIHAVAVLDKDLGLTGDEAFGVRVVRKAADEPLRWIAENGGVNGYVVTSKVRELGLGNGYNAADDTYGDLVAQGVLDPVKVTRSALINATSIAAMLLTTETLIVEKPEDEDEAAAGGHGHGHGH
- a CDS encoding GNAT family N-acetyltransferase, giving the protein MLWRVRVTLPDRPGALAELAAECGKAGANIVGVQAFPDNDRVTDELVLRTPDEWTAEDLVVLHERSGGRDVVAATCTEEALLDQPTRFVQAARSVLAQPASFPDVVAHLFDADVLPGEGPQDVMEMVVGDVQVQIRRVAPFTAVEHARGAAMAELVSDVLGRERPAFAPSGGRRIGAGAVPTYVVDGGTVTALADGVAAGRAVVVASTEDPTVFTVDIRVDAAWQRRGIGTRLLGDSARLARGLGASEIVLTTAHDNRAVMPMVLSAGMRGRIRMAGETLTVRISVTELRPLDR